One Mastacembelus armatus chromosome 10, fMasArm1.2, whole genome shotgun sequence DNA window includes the following coding sequences:
- the LOC113144563 gene encoding tyrosine-protein kinase receptor TYRO3-like, with protein MGNDQSSLVMNGYAIEEETEKFAVATKGDEKFLIKRIFTDQILRNSASISEPQILRKINHPHIVSSKNSFEEENIYYVVTDYSHGGSLAAKIKNWSEPPEESQVLSLFVEICMALRAIHEKGLLLKDLTPEDIFFTEFGTLRLGGFQKLLEKSQNTTTTNSDLLEKSYLAPEAIRLGIYDVKSEIWSLGCILYELCTGQVAFSAESTLKLVPMICDDPHPSLPERFSPELHDLLSNLFSKDPQSRPTASEILWCPFIVSCLSEKSKTTVEDLQIKLTTLRGLADSLERVHQGATIGSLTGGVIGAVGGVTSIVGLILSPFTLGASLVVTGVGVGVSAAGGVTAGASNITNMVNQSSDRKAVRSIIKEFEEKISAVVTWLQQISKCLLTIRNRYDSVNTPDTGESRINNSNLAQVGVTAGKGLSVTAELVRLIQAVNISKIAAQASKVVRVAEAATGVFSALFLAVEIFFIAMDSIEIHHIRQAKAVEEDAASKLVSNAETDDSVATFDRAALVLNETKCAENELEHDTSEAQDQSATNNTVRSEIMRFVQSIRQAADKLERVLAELENITSCVSM; from the exons atgGGGAATGATCAGAGCAGCCTGGTGATGAATGGCTATGCgatagaagaagaaactgaaaaGTTTGCTGTTGCCACAAAGGGAGATGAGAAATTTCTCATAAAAAGGATCTTTACAGATCAG ATACTCAGAAATTCAGCATCAATCTCAGAGCCACAAATACTCAGGAAGATCAACCATCCTCATATTGTGAGCTCCAAGAACTCCTTTGAAG AAGAGAACATTTACTATGTAGTGACGGACTACAGTCATGGAGGGAGTCTTGCTGCAAAGATCAAAAATTGGAGTGAACCTCCAGAAGAGTCTCAG GTGCTGAGTTTGTTTGTTGAGATCTGCATGGCTTTGAGAGCTATTCATGAAAAAGGCCTGCTTCTAAAAGATCTGACACCAGAG GATATATTCTTCACAGAATTTGGAACATTGCGCTTGGGAGGATTTCAAAAACTCCTTGAaaa atcACAAAACACCACAACCACTAATTCAGACTTGCTGGAAAAAAGTTACCTGGCACCAGAAGCCATCAGACTGGGGATCTATGATGTGAAAAG tgaGATTTGGTCATTGGGATGCATACTGTATGAGCTCTGTACTGGGCAAGTAGCG TTTTCGGCAGAGTCCACACTCAAGCTCGTGCCCATGATATGTGATGATCCACACCCATCTCTCCCAGAGCGGTTCTCACCAGAGCTTCATGATCTCTTAAGTAACCTATTCAGTAAAGACCCTCAATCAAGACCAACAGCAAGTGAGATCCTGTGGTGTCCTTTTATTGTAAGCTGTCTCTCAGAAAAG AGCAAAACAACTGTGGAGGATCTCCAGATCAAGTTGACCACACTGAGGGGATTGGCTGACAGTCTGGAACGTGTGCATCAAGGTGCCACCATCGGCAGTTTGACAGGAGGTGTGATTGGAGCGGTGGGAGGGGTTACATCAATAGTGGGTCTTATACTGTCCCCCTTCACTTTGGGAGCTTCTCTTGTTGTGACTGGAGTTGGTGTTGGGGTGAGTGCAGCTGGTGGTGTCACTGCTGGTGCCTCAAATATCACAAACATGGTCAACCAGTCATCTGATCGCAAAGCTGTTCGAAGCATCATTAAAGAGTTTGAAGAGAAAATTAGTGCAGTAGTTACCTGGCTCCAGCAAATCAGCAAGTGCTTACTGACAATCAGAAACAGATATGACTCAGTTAACACACCAGACACTGGGGAGAGCAGGATCAATAACAGTAATCTGGCACAGGTTGGCGTGACAGCTGGGAAGGGCCTGAGTGTCACTGCTGAATTGGTTCGACTAATTCAAGCTGTTAATATCAGCAAGATCGCAGCCCAGGCATCCAAAGTAGTGCGTGTTGCAGAGGCAGCAACAggtgtgttttcagctttgtttttggcAGTAGAAATTTTCTTCATTGCCATGGATTCTATAGAGATACACCACATTAGACAGGCAAAGGCAGTGGAAGAAGATGCTGCTTCCAAGCTAGTGTCTAACGCTGAGACAGATGACTCTGTGGCAACCTTTGACCGAGCTGCACTAGTGCTCAATGAGACCAAATGTGCTGAAAATGAGCTTGAGCATGACACATCAGAGGCACAGGACCAGTCTGCTACAAACAACACTGTCAGATCTGAGATCATGAGATTTGTCCAGTCTATCCGGCAGGCAGCAGACAAATTAGAGCGTGTCTTGGCTGAGCTTGAAAACATCACTTCATGTGTCTCTATGTGA